The Clavelina lepadiformis chromosome 1, kaClaLepa1.1, whole genome shotgun sequence genome segment AAGCGAATAGGTTCATAAAGCGGCGACCACTGTATTctgtttttgtataaaaagaaTGATGATGCCGCTCACTCGCAAGCATcatggaaattttacttgattCGCAGCTTGCGTTTTTGCCTGTTCCTTTGGtttattcaaaaaatcaaaaaaaatgttgcaaacaGTAACCGCCTACGCTCAGCGGTGTAATTCTAAATAGAGAAGTGGACGTTCGCTGTCAAACAGGTATGGTATTGCAACCAAATGGATATGAAAATGaggataaaatgaaaaaataagtGGGGAAACGGCGATCTTCCTCCAATACACTCCATCTTACGCTCCAAAAGCCGCTTTAAAACGCCTTGAAATGAAATGCATTTCACATTCATCTATAATAGCTGAAACTTTAATGGCGTATACTTTTGAAACGCGTCTTTATAACAATATTGCAAGGccgtatataggcctacactaTGGTAATAGCTAGCGAGcgattttgaaacgccgtataTTGTATGTTTTCCTAGAGACCTAGACTTAGAGGTTATACCTgactttttacttttgtatGCGACAACTTTTTGGCTttcatttacagaaaaaacacaaaataggCGAGTATACGACGTTAAAAGAATTGTTTTTTACGGCGTTTCAGTATTGTAAACTATAGATTGGCAGCTATTGTACGTAAAATATGAGAATAGgctacattttattttgaggcGTAATAAAGCGTTTTCAAGAGTAAAAACCCAAATTTTTTGCGCCCTGCACAATTTGGGCAAGGTGAAAAACGTTTAGAGATTTATGAaccagtttttaaaagcttttgcCCAACTCCTCCTCAACGCAATCTTAAATAGGTTTCGCCgttaattaaaactttttcttatcaaacaaaattacacTTTGTTTCGTGttaaatactttaaaaaaagaacACAAAAACCGTGATTATTTTGTGTCGTCTGCTAGCGATTACTAAGTACACAAGCACACTGCCTTTAAATGAACTTACGCTCCTGTGCAGTAAGTGAGAAATTCAGTGGTGgaccggttcttggaattatAATGATCTccgcgaaccggttgttaacaatcgtatttataggcctatgtgtatatcggccccgggtcaatatggcatgctgctagtgagagaaccggatgttaagacatttgaatcccaccactggaGAAACCCCACATGAAAGCAGGAAGTTTGATAAAGCAAATGGctatataacagttaacaaacaatgTTGAAACGATTGCAGGCCCTACGCATCACCcacttttttatcaaaaaactaGACTGGTCTtcgcaaaacataaaataggCGGGTTATACGGCGttacaaaattgttgtaaCTTATGCGCCGTTACTTTTTCGTCCGCCGTAAATTGCCAGCAATTGTTCGTATGAATTTGGGAATACGGTTTCTTTCAAGGCGTTTTTAAAGCGTTTACTGAGACataaaaagacaaaatttttgcactcCTCGCAATTTGGGCTGTGGTGACAACTGACAACCACCGAAATTACAAACTAAGCTTTCAAAAATATCTTAGCGCCCCCGGACGGAAAGTTGATGTACATACCACCACGATACTTATCATTACTGgtataaaacaatttatttttagaatATAATTGTACAACTTGCATATTTTCTCTTATTCTGACAATAGTCTATTTCCTGAACTGGTTGACCTAGTGTTTGAGGTGACTCCACAGCCTTCAAGAGTACGTTAGCTCACTACCTGCAGGTTGGTATTCTCAGTTCATCATTATTTTTTAGAATTGTGAAATGCTTGCTTTCGGTAGTCCGATTTTTCATTGATAGAGCCAAATAAAGTATTCAAAATGCAAGCTCTGTGTTTTGAGATGTTGGAAGAGATGTTTAATAATGTAGAAAATTCTAAAAGAGTAAAATCAATTCGAATAACTTAGATCAATAGACAGACACAAAGATCgtctttaaaaaagaaatgcaCTCAGTGTAGGATTTACAAAGTAGCATTTGCTATGGGCCCAGCGCTAAAGCTgtctttttataacaaaaaaaatagaaagtGCCAAGTGCTCAATTCGGGTTGTTGATGACGTTTGTCGTGTTATTGCTAACATACCTATTTATATAATTACAAACAGCGAAATTTAGCACTATATTTAACGAAGTCTTCAAATTAATTTGGACGTATTAGAGCCCCGCAGATTTTTAGTGCTACTGGCCTCACACCAGCTTCATCCGGCTATGGAtgcattttttttttgctttttcataaCATCGTCATTGTTattggtgaaaaataaacgatagaATACCAATTACCCACTCTCCTAAGTAACCTAACCATGTACTTTTAATATGTTATATCTATGTTTTTAACCTTAGCAGCCAGGCTCAGTACCACCACCGTTATTTTCGCCTTATGGTCAATTTTGACCACTgtcattctggcagaatcctagCAGAATCATACTATCCAAACGAACAACAGTGTTTCCGActccaaaattttcaaaaacagaatGAAACAGCATTTTATAACAAAGCAGACAAAGTTTAACGCTTCCAATCATccaagttaaaaaaacaaaaattttagacacttattttaaaattagaaatgatggtaacacaaaacaacaagaaggaaaaaaacaacaaagtatacACACAAAACGAATTTCAAGAGATATGAATGTTGTACTCCTCCGTCACAATTAAAAAACGATTTGAatacatgacgtaataatggacATAAGGAAAAAGGCCttgttgcagattcttaaagaagatttcctcctcttcacgatggtgaccttgaaatcgatcccccctggccggaaagttccgaaattcacaaaaacgcgacaggtactaagaaatgcgataatacccccaaaacgtacagaatgccgtatttattaaatgtttcacgtcaattctgctgagtgttgccggaagaggtgtgaattttttattgcagattcttaaagaagatttcctcctcttcacgatggtgaccttgaaatcgatcccccctggcatAAGTTTAGCATACAAGGATATTGGTGCCTCAATTATCCGTACCTCGTTTAACCGACATTCAATTATCCAATCATTTTATGAcacaataataaaacaaacaaactgtgAAGCATCCTGCACCTATATAATGTGTCTGGTATAGCCTACTCTCATTAATTTTACTTACTTGCActgttttcttaaaaattaaattctatGCTGTACTGTAACAATTTGAGATGGGTTCATATTCGAAAGGTAACAAGAAATGTAAAAGAATAGTTTATATCTTAAATTTAAGCATTCGTTTCTTTGCTTATCCActtaaatttctaaaaacattgTCCCAACTAGActggataatcgaggaagaaCAGTACATCAAGTGGTTGTCCACTGGACCCTTTTATCTTACGCACACCGCtatatttctaaaataaaagTCCAGTATGCCAGCACATGCTCGTACCTAACTTGTGGCAATGAAGATATTTTGTATTGTTCCTCTAGAACCCTTGAATTCATGCTGATATCCCACCATTTTGGTGAAGCTCGTTCAAAGAAAACAGGCTGTTTacctttaaaaaataaaaaatttgtttgagtgATATTCGATGTTcatgtttcaaaatttataaaataatatgaaaaagtaaaagtatTAAATGTCACCTCGGCTTAATTTTAACTTGTTCTGTTCTTTTTCGTCATTggggtttaaattttttccattttcgtGACATATAAAATTGACATTTGACGATCGGGAATTGACGTTGTAAGCCACACTTGTTTCAGACATGTTTGTGTTGAGAAAATACCAAATTACATAATTGAACTGGGCCTAATCAAGTCAGCTGCCCTAGCAACTCAGTCGATAAAACCATTCTAACTCTGCCACATTTATGATATAGAAATAATATAAATGTACCATAACCAGATCTACACAAAAAGAAGATTCAAGCAAGGCAAGAAATTTTGCTTTACAGTCAGAATGAGACTATATAAGTCTATATAGCTAAAGCAAACTTGAGTAGTGTCTGGCTGTCAGATTAATGCCTTGATGCAGCATTTATAGAATTACTGGTAACAGTACTGGACAAAAAAGccgtataggcctatagataTATCAAGTACCGTATTCTATTTCGAATTACGATTTGCTAGGCCTAGC includes the following:
- the LOC143472432 gene encoding uncharacterized protein LOC143472432 — translated: MSETSVAYNVNSRSSNVNFICHENGKNLNPNDEKEQNKLKLSRGKQPVFFERASPKWWDISMNSRVLEEQYKISSLPQVRGDRFQGHHREEEEIFFKNLQ